DNA from Kitasatospora herbaricolor:
CCGTACCGCTCGGCGAGCGCCGTCTCGTCCTGGTCCCAGTTGGGGAAGAGCGGGCCGTCCTGGTCGAGCATCAGGTTCAGCCGGACGTGGAACAGCCGGAAGACGTCCCGCACGTGGCAGGCGTACTCCAGGGCCGACCACACGTCGGGCCGGGGCCGGCGGCGCAGCCCGTCCTCCTCCGCGTCGAGCACGGCCAGCCAGGACACCGCGTTGGCGCGCACCAGACCGGCCACCTCCTCGCGGACGACCGACGGGGTGTCCAACCCGCAGTCGGGGCAGGAGCGCTCCAGGACCCAGGTCCAGTCCTTGTCGTCCGGCGTGATCGCGTCGGCGGGGGCAGCCGTCCCTCCGTGGACGGGAGCGGCGACGGCGGCGGCGTTCTCAGCAGTGGTCATGCGTCCCATGGTGGCGGGCCCTGCGGTCACCTCACCAGCGGCCATCCCGCCACGGAGCGCCGAAATGCCGCCAGCGGGCCGGCCGTGAACGCCCCGGCCGAAAACCACTGGTCGGGGGCGTGAGCGGGAGCCATGCTGGCGGCATGCTCATTCGCGAAGCCGACGCCGCCGACTGGCCGCAGATCTGGCCCTTCCTACACACGATCGTCGCCGCCGGTGACACCTTCACCTGGGACCGCGACATCACCGAGGCGGACGCCCGCGCGATGTGGATGAAGGAGGCCCCCGGCCGGACCTTCGTCGCGGTGGACGAGGACGGCACCGTCCTCGGCACCGCCGAGACCCACCGCAACCAGATGGGCGGCGGCTCGCACGTCGCCAACGCCGGCTTCATGGTCGACCCCCGCCACACGGGCCGGGGAGTCGCCCGGGCCCTGTGCGCCCACGTCCTGGAGCAGGCTCGCGCCGACGGGTATCGCTCGATGCAGTTCAACGCCGTCGTCGAGACCAACCACCGCGCGGTGGCACTCTGGCAGTCCCTCGGCTTCGAGGTGCTGACCACCGTCCCCGAAGCCTTCCGGCACCCCGACAAGGGGTACGTCGGGCTCCTCGTGATGTACCGGAAGCTCTGACCCCGGCAGGACGGCATTTCGTTCGTTTCCAGGAGCGGGCTTCCCCGCCCGGGGCAGGCGCCCCGGGCGGTCGCCAGGGGCGGTCGCCAGGGGCGGTCGCCCGGGGAGGTCGCCCGGGGAGGTCGCCCGGGGAGGTCGCCCGGGGAGGTCACCCCGGGGAGGTCACCCCGGGTCAGAGCAAGGCACCGATCCGGAGCGCCAGTTCGTCCATCCGATCTTCCGGGACCGGCTGCTCCGCCCCGAGCAGTCCGAACACCCTGGGGCCGCGCAGCTCCACCGGGTGGTCATCGGCGCGCGGCACGATGTGGAAGTGGACGTGGGCGAAGCCCTCCGCCTCCGCGAACTGCGCGACGTACGTCTTCGCGCACCCGGTCACGGCGCCCAGCGCACGCGACAGCCGGACCTGCCAGCTCCCCAGCGCGGCCGCCTCCGCGTCGGTCAGCTCCCCGATCGTGGTGACATGACGGCGCGGCAGCAGCACCAGCCAGCCCGGCAGCGCACTCCCCACGGCGTGCGCCACCCGCCAGTGCTCGTCCACCGCGATCCGCTCACGCGGCGGGAGGCCGGCGAACCCGGCCTCCCGCTCACAGCTGTAACAGTCCATTCCCGGAGGCTAGTTCACCTGCCTCGCGGGCCGGGGGCGAATGCGTCAGCTGCCGCTCCCCTGCACCGCGCAGAGCGCGCTCACCGAGCTCGACCCCGAGCCGCCCGGCAGCACCCAGCCGAGCAGGCTCGCACAGACTGCCGCCTCCTGAGGATTCTTGGGCCCGGTCGACCCCTCCGCCCGCGCCGGAGCAGCCAGCATCACCGCCGCCACGGCGGCGACCAGAACCAGAGCGAGCAGAGAGGCGAAGGCGGACGCGGATACGGGGAGAAGGCGAAGCTGGGGTCTGAACATGACGGAGCCCTTCCGATAGTCGATGGAGAACCATCACTATCGGAAGGGCCCTGTACTGCTCCGGCCATTCGCCTGACCGTGGGCGCGTCAGCGGTACGGCTGCCCCGACGGCGGAACGGGCGGCCCGGACGGCGGAGCCGGCGGCCCCTGCGGGTACCCGTACGGCTGCTGCGGCGCACCCCCGTAGGGCGCCTGCGGGGCCTCCCCGTACGGCGGGCCCTGCCCGTAGGGCACCGGGGCCGGCGGCGGGGGCGGCCCGCTGCCACCGTTCTTCCGGCTGCGCACGATCAGGAAGGCGACACCCACCACGACGAGCAGCCCGAGGGCGCCGGCCAGGACATAGACGTAGACCGGTGCGCCGGACCCGTCCTCGGCCTTCGGGGTCTGGGCATCACCCGTCGGAACAGGATCGGGCGAGCCCGGAGACCCTTGCGACTCCGGACGGGACAGCAGCGGGTTCTCCTTCGGCCCGTTGTCCACCTCAGGATTGGCGGCCAAGGCCTTCGACGGCGAAGCGATCCCGTACCCGTAGTGGTCGTTGGGCACCGCCGAGCCGTCCGGCGGAGCCACCGCACTCTTGATGATCCGGTTGATCACCTGCCCGGCCGAGAGGTTCGGGTACTTGGAACGGACCAGGGCGGCGATGGCGGAGACGTAGGCGGTGGAGTCGGAAGTGCCGTTCGCGGTGCGGTAGGCGGAGGTGGACTTGCTGTCCGCCGAATAGATCTCAACGCCGGGAGCTACGACTGTGGTCTCGGGACCATAGCTCGACTTCTCCCACATCTGACCATTCTGGTCGACGGCGCCGACGGCGATCACACCGGGAAAGGCAGCCGGATAGGCAACGGGAGTGGCGTGATTTCCTAGATTCCCCGTACTTGCCACCAGTACGACATCCTTGGAAAGCGCATAGCTGAGAGCCTCGCGGGCCCGTGCATTTGTTCGCACGCCACCACCGAAGGACATGTTGACCACGTTTGCCCCGTGATCAACGGCATAGCGAAGAGCCTCCGCGAAGTGGTCCTCACTGGGAACGAAGTCACCATCACCTGAGAGCTTGATGCGCACCGGCAGAATCCTGGCCTTGGGCGCGAGCCCCATCACACCAGCCTGATCACCGTGGCCATGGCCAGCAATCAGGCTAGCCAGCCCGGTACCGTGTCCCTCCGTGTCGGTCCGGCCATCGCCCTGCCCGCTCGAATAGTCCACACCTGGAACGACCTGGCCGGTCAAATCCTGATGGTCAGCTGAAACGCCGGTGTCAATCACGGCGACGGTGACGCCGTCCCCCTGGCTGATGGGCCAGACCTTGCTCTCCGCCTCATATTTGGCCAGGGCCCATTGTCCGGCGCGGATGTTGTCAGCGCTAGCGGGCCCCGCTGCCATACCCCAGAGCAAAGCACCTGCAGCTAGCGCGGCCATGCCGCGAACCGGTCGGCTGGTCGTCAAGCCTGGTCACCCCACTCAAGCGAAGCGCTCGTCCCGCAGATCAAGATCTGCGGGACGAGCGGTCAGATCGGACTGTCCTCAGGCGGACAGGGAATCATTCCACCACGTTCGGATTGCTGTGCTGGCCCGACACCCAAGTCTCCTCATCCTCGACGAGGTAGTCCGGGCGCTTGCCACCCTTGTCCCGGTCCTTCTTGCGGCGCTGCGCGTCGCTGAGCGGCATGCCCTGACCCTGGGCACCCTTGCCACCCTGCGGGCCCGAGGCGTGCCCCGCCTGCAGACGGGCACGTGCCCCCAGGCCGGACCCGCCCTCAGTGAAGGCCTTGCGACCGGGACCGGCCCCCATCCCGTTGGCCTCACCAGCGACGCCACCAGCACGGCGCGCGGCGCTTGCGCCACCGCGACCGCCAGCAGCACCAGCACGGCCGCCGCCGAACCCGCCCTCGTTCATTCCGCCGGCACCGAAGGCGCTGCCCCCGCGGGCGGCCCCAGATCCGGTACCACCACGGCCGAATTCCTTGCCGGCAGCACCGGCTTTGTTCTGGCCGCCGGAGAGGCTTCCCGTCCCGCCGCCCTGCGACTTGTTACCGGTTCCGAGTCCGCCGAGGCCTCCCTGGGGCACGCCACCACCGAGGCCGCCCGAACCGGCGTGGCCGGTTCCGGTCGCGCCTCCTCCGGTGCCCCCGAGATTCGACGAACCGGCGCCCGACCCGGCGGGGGACGGCGCCAGGACGGCACCGTCGATTCCGGTGCCAGGACCGACGTTGGCCGGTGTCGGCGGCTTGGGAAGGGGCTGCGCGGAGCCACCCCTGATGGCCGGGTCCACAGGTGCAGGGGCGGCGTTTGCCTTGGGTGCCTTGGGGGTTGAGGCGACACTGCTGCCACCGGGCCTGGACTGCGAGGACCGGCTGCCGCTCCCACCAGTCCCGGAACTGCCGGAACCCACCGTTCCCAGACCGGCCCCGGTGATCAATCCCACGATTGCCGCCCCCGTGGGATCCCCAGGAGCAAGAATCTCACCCGACTCGTCGAATCGATCCCGAGGCGATTTCAGCACCGGCGTGGCCGCCCGGTACTTCATCGCGAGGGTCTGCATCACCGCGACGGCCTGGGCCTTCTTCTCGTCGGTGACGGTGGTCTTGGTGTCCTCGTCGTCACCGCCGAAGGTCGCCGAGACCGTGTCGCCGAAGCCGTCGGTGAACTGGTCCCAGAGGCCAGGCTCCTCGGGCATGGTCTTCTTGGCCTGGTCGATGGCCTGGGCCATGTGCTTGAGGGTCTCGGCGGCGTCCTGGGCGTAGGAGGCGGTGTTGTTGATGTTGTTGGCGAGCTTCGTCATCTTCGAGTAGAAGGCGTCGCTGGACGACCCCTCCCAGTCGAGGGCGGCCTCGCCGGAGGTGGACTGGAGGGAGGTGTGGATCGCCTTGAGGGTCTCGGCGGCCCGCCGCCAGGGGTCGCTGGCGCTCATCACCTCGCCCGAGTTCATGGCTTGCACCATGCCTCGGAGCGAGCCGTGGCTGTAGCTGTTGAAGTCGGTGAAACTCATGATCGGGCGTCTCCCGTCCCGCTCGCACGGCCGGCCTGCGGCTGGATCTCAGTCATCATGGTGCGGCCCCTCACCATCCGGGCTGGGCCGGCTGGCCCGGGCGGCCGGCGGCGGTGGTCCGGGGCTGGGTGGGGCTGACCGGCGGGGTGGAGGCCTGGGTCACCGCGGCGGTGCTCGCGGCGGACGGGTTGGCGACGGACCAGCCGTCCGAGCTGAGCTTGAGCTTCTGCGAGGTGGCGTGCTCCTGCTCCTCGTAGTTGACCGCGGTGAGTTCGGCCTTGCGGTGGGCGTCGTTCACCGCGTCCTGCAGCTGGTTCATGACGTCGCGCAGGCCGTCCCGCATGACTTCGTACTGCGCGTGGAGGTCCTGTGCCTCCGCGAACGTGCCGAACGCGTTCTTGCCGATGGCACTCTGGCCGTGCGTCTTGGTGCCGTCCGCGTACGCCTCGAACTCCGCGAGCAGCCGGCGTACCTGCGCGGCGAAAGCCTTCAGGTTGTCCACCTCAACGCGGTAGCCGCTTCCGGAGCCGCCGCTCGAACCTGTCCCCGTGCTCACGCCTCGTACCTCCCCCGTACATCCCGTGCATCCTGTGTGCCCCGCCGCCTTGCGGTCCGGTCGACGAACCTTCGGCGGGGCAGCTTTCAAGCCGTAACCCTTATGTCTAACACATGGCAACGACGGGCAGAACGGCCCCTCCGGCGTGGATTGCCGGAGCCTTCCTGACCTGCGGCTCCCGGACCCGGGTGCTCTCCGCCGTTCAGGCGGAGGCGCGCTGCAGGTCCGTCAGGGCGCGGCGGCAGAGCGAGTCGGCGCGGCGGGTGGTCTCGGGCTGGCGGTAGTCGCGGGCGAGGTGGAGGGTGCTCGCGGTGGCCTCGTCCAGGCCGATGCGGTGGCCGACCGAGACGAACACGGGCTTGACGCCGTTGCGGGTGCGGACCGCGCGGCCGACGACCTCCGCACCCTGGCCCTCGCCGGCCGGGACGTCCATGAGCGGGGCCCAGGAGCCGCGTTCGGGCCCCGGGGCGCTGCTGGTGAAGGTGAAGGGGGTCTTGGCCACGCCGTAGGTGCGCAGGCCGGTGAGGACACCGAGGTGGCTGGCGAGGCCGAGGCGGCGGGGATGGGCGAGGCCGTAGCCGTCGCAGACCACCAGGTCGGGCGTGCGGGTGAGGGCGGCCAGGGCGTCGAGCACGGCGGGGAGTTCGCGGAAGGCGAGCAGGCCGGGGATGTAGGGGAAGGCGATCCGGCCGACCGCGGTCGCCTCCTCGACGACCTCCAGGGTGCTGTGGTCGAGGAGGACGGCGGCGGCGACCACGAGGTCGCGTTCGTCGTCGTAGGCGACGTCGACGCCGGCCACGAGGTCGCCGTCGGCCGGGCCCGGGCCGTGCGGGTCCACCAGGGTTCGCAGGCGCTGCTGTTCGGCGAGGGCCTCGGCCTCGGTGGTCGGCCAGTCGGCGGGAATGGGCACGGGTCCCCCAGGCGGTGTCGGTGCGGATCGGACGCCGGAGCCGCGGAGCGGACGGGCGCCACGGGCCGAGCGGAGCAGGGCGGTCAGAACAGGCGGTCAGAACGGGCGGCCGGAGCGGGCGGGCGGAGCGGTACGTAGGGGGCGGTACGACGGGGTGCTGTGATCACCGTACCGAGGTCGGTTTTCGGCCGTCCGCTGGGGCGCACGACCATGTGATGAGCCTGTGCGCCCCCTGTGCCCCGCATATGCCGAGTTAGGGTGAACTTACCGAACTCCCAAGCTGGGTAGGCATTCTCCAGAAGGTGTTCCACCTCGCACAGCTCCACCGCCCGACCACTCCGCAGCCCCCGACGCGCGAAGGACCGACCGCCATGCCGCGCCCCACAGTCGCTCAGATCTGCACCGGCACCCTCACCGTCGTCGTCGCCACCGTGGCCCTGCTCAGCGTCTCGGGGGCCACCGGCGCCCTGGAGATCGCGGTCGTGGTGGCCGTGGCCCTGGCCCTCGGCACTCTCGCCACCGCGCTGTCCATGTCCGGCGGTCGCCGCCGGCCGGCCCCCGGGCCCGCCGCCGCGCAGCCCGCCGTTCCGACCGGGCCCGGCGTCCGGACCTCCTCCGCCACCCGCGAGTACGCGCGGCAGGGCTGAGCATCCGAGCGGAAGGGCGTGGGGGAGGCCACCGGTCCGGCGGCCTCCCCCACGCCCTGTCGCCCCTGTCCGCCCGGCGGCCCGACGACCCGGGCGAGGTCAGGCGGTGGAGACCACCACGGTCTTCGCCGACTTGTCGTGGATGCACTGGCGGTAGGGCTTGTCGAAGACGCCGAACAGTCCGTCGATCACCCACCAGAGCATCGCGCAGCAGACCACGGCGGGGACGATGAAGACGGCCGAGCGGGTCCAGGCGGCCGGCTTGGTGGGGATGTTGCCGTCGACCAGCATGGCGACGCGGACCTTCATGGCCTTCTTGCCGAGGGTCTGGCCGTCCCGGCTGAGCATGAGGCCCTCGTAGAGGAACCAGAGGACGCAGGCCAGCCAGAAGGCTCCGGTCGAGCCGCTGCGGTTGCCGAGGCTGGCGAAGGGCAGCACCAGCAGGATCGCGACGATCTGCACCAGCAGGTAGTCGATGACGCGGGCCAGGATCCGGTTCGGCCAGCTGCCCAGCGGCGGCATGCCGGGCACCGGGCCGGCGCCGGGCGCGCCCTGGGCGCCGGGGCCGTAGCCGGTGCCGTAGCCCTGGCCCGGCGGCGGCTGGTCGGAGGGGCCGCCTCCGTAGGTACCGCCGTAGGGGCCGGGCCGGTCGTACGGGCTCCCGGCGGGGGGCGGGGTCCCGTACGGGTCGCTGGGCGGGGGCGTCGGCGTGCCGTACGGGTCGGACGGCGCACCTGACGGCGTGCCGCCCGCTGGCGGGGGGTTCTTGTCGAACGAGGGCTTACCGCCCTCCTCCGGCTCGGGCCCTGAGGGGTCGTAGGTGCTCATGCCCCGAGTAGAACATCCATTTTCATGCATGCTCGGGACATTTAGTCCGTTTTATCCAGGCGCGGTATTCAGGCCCGGACCACTCGGGTACGGGCCGCCCGGTCCCCCCACCCCCGCCGGGCCTTCCGGTCGAACAGCGGCCAGCAGAGGCCGATCACCAGGACCGAGGCGAGCTGGCCGACCGTCCATCGCAGGAAGGAGCGGCCCAGCGTGGGCGTTCCGGCTCCCCCCGGCCGCCGCTTCGCCCGGGGCGCGGCGGCGCCCTTGCGGGCGGCCGGCCGGGCCGTGGCGCTCCCCTTGGCGCGGGC
Protein-coding regions in this window:
- a CDS encoding RDD family protein, whose amino-acid sequence is MSTYDPSGPEPEEGGKPSFDKNPPPAGGTPSGAPSDPYGTPTPPPSDPYGTPPPAGSPYDRPGPYGGTYGGGPSDQPPPGQGYGTGYGPGAQGAPGAGPVPGMPPLGSWPNRILARVIDYLLVQIVAILLVLPFASLGNRSGSTGAFWLACVLWFLYEGLMLSRDGQTLGKKAMKVRVAMLVDGNIPTKPAAWTRSAVFIVPAVVCCAMLWWVIDGLFGVFDKPYRQCIHDKSAKTVVVSTA
- a CDS encoding GNAT family N-acetyltransferase; this translates as MLIREADAADWPQIWPFLHTIVAAGDTFTWDRDITEADARAMWMKEAPGRTFVAVDEDGTVLGTAETHRNQMGGGSHVANAGFMVDPRHTGRGVARALCAHVLEQARADGYRSMQFNAVVETNHRAVALWQSLGFEVLTTVPEAFRHPDKGYVGLLVMYRKL
- a CDS encoding DinB family protein, giving the protein MTTAENAAAVAAPVHGGTAAPADAITPDDKDWTWVLERSCPDCGLDTPSVVREEVAGLVRANAVSWLAVLDAEEDGLRRRPRPDVWSALEYACHVRDVFRLFHVRLNLMLDQDGPLFPNWDQDETALAERYGEQDPKTVAAELAEAAEILAGAFDRVAGEQWQRTGDRSDGARFTVETFSRYLIHDPVHHLYDVTGGPAA
- the mycP gene encoding type VII secretion-associated serine protease mycosin, coding for MAAGPASADNIRAGQWALAKYEAESKVWPISQGDGVTVAVIDTGVSADHQDLTGQVVPGVDYSSGQGDGRTDTEGHGTGLASLIAGHGHGDQAGVMGLAPKARILPVRIKLSGDGDFVPSEDHFAEALRYAVDHGANVVNMSFGGGVRTNARAREALSYALSKDVVLVASTGNLGNHATPVAYPAAFPGVIAVGAVDQNGQMWEKSSYGPETTVVAPGVEIYSADSKSTSAYRTANGTSDSTAYVSAIAALVRSKYPNLSAGQVINRIIKSAVAPPDGSAVPNDHYGYGIASPSKALAANPEVDNGPKENPLLSRPESQGSPGSPDPVPTGDAQTPKAEDGSGAPVYVYVLAGALGLLVVVGVAFLIVRSRKNGGSGPPPPPAPVPYGQGPPYGEAPQAPYGGAPQQPYGYPQGPPAPPSGPPVPPSGQPYR
- a CDS encoding endonuclease V; the encoded protein is MPIPADWPTTEAEALAEQQRLRTLVDPHGPGPADGDLVAGVDVAYDDERDLVVAAAVLLDHSTLEVVEEATAVGRIAFPYIPGLLAFRELPAVLDALAALTRTPDLVVCDGYGLAHPRRLGLASHLGVLTGLRTYGVAKTPFTFTSSAPGPERGSWAPLMDVPAGEGQGAEVVGRAVRTRNGVKPVFVSVGHRIGLDEATASTLHLARDYRQPETTRRADSLCRRALTDLQRASA
- a CDS encoding HIT family protein, yielding MDCYSCEREAGFAGLPPRERIAVDEHWRVAHAVGSALPGWLVLLPRRHVTTIGELTDAEAAALGSWQVRLSRALGAVTGCAKTYVAQFAEAEGFAHVHFHIVPRADDHPVELRGPRVFGLLGAEQPVPEDRMDELALRIGALL
- a CDS encoding WXG100 family type VII secretion target, with protein sequence MSFTDFNSYSHGSLRGMVQAMNSGEVMSASDPWRRAAETLKAIHTSLQSTSGEAALDWEGSSSDAFYSKMTKLANNINNTASYAQDAAETLKHMAQAIDQAKKTMPEEPGLWDQFTDGFGDTVSATFGGDDEDTKTTVTDEKKAQAVAVMQTLAMKYRAATPVLKSPRDRFDESGEILAPGDPTGAAIVGLITGAGLGTVGSGSSGTGGSGSRSSQSRPGGSSVASTPKAPKANAAPAPVDPAIRGGSAQPLPKPPTPANVGPGTGIDGAVLAPSPAGSGAGSSNLGGTGGGATGTGHAGSGGLGGGVPQGGLGGLGTGNKSQGGGTGSLSGGQNKAGAAGKEFGRGGTGSGAARGGSAFGAGGMNEGGFGGGRAGAAGGRGGASAARRAGGVAGEANGMGAGPGRKAFTEGGSGLGARARLQAGHASGPQGGKGAQGQGMPLSDAQRRKKDRDKGGKRPDYLVEDEETWVSGQHSNPNVVE